The genomic DNA GTCGAAAGCGTAACAATGGTTGGTTATCCAATCGGTCTGGCAGATAATGTCAATAACTTTCCTATCGTGCGGCGTGGCATCACTGCCAATCATCCTGCCGTCGACTTCAATGGAACTCCCGAAGGGGTCGTCGATATGGCCTGCTTTCCTGGCTCTTCAGGCTCTCCCATTTTCGTGCTCAATGATGGCGTGTACCAGAATAAAAATGGTGGCACCGTCGTTGGCAATCGCTTTTTTCTGTTGGGCGTGCTCTACGGCGGCCCTGTCATGAAGGCTGATGGCCAGATCGAGGTCCGGACTATTCCAACGGCGCAGGTCCCTGTGGCGGTCACTCAGATGATGATTCACCTGGGGTATTACGTGAAAGCCCGAGAAGTTCTAGCGCTTGTTGAGCATGTGCGGAATTCTCTGGGCCCACCCCCACCACTTCCGCCACAGCCGTAACCACCAATCCGACTGGCGGCGGTCCAGACGGTGATGGACCTGGAGGCAGAAGCACAGGCGGGGGCCCCAGGGGGTGAGGCCCCGTGGGCATCGACCGGATTTTGACGTGCCGAGGCGCCATGATGTCTCCTTGGCAAGATCATAGGTGGTCGGTGCCCACCAAAGTGGGGGGTGTTCGAGCTTCCTGATACCGTTGGCGCAATCAAAAAGATGAGCCTGACATGGTTGGGCAATGCTCGGCTAGAGCGGCTCAAAACGCCGGGAATCTGTCTGGCCTGACTTCGCCAACGGTATCGCTTCCTTAAAACACCCCCAACTGTTCCGGCGTGCTGGGCCACTCGCCCTCTGTCCAGAGCAGCTCCATCAGCCCCGGGCAAGTTCGCTGGCATGTTCCCCGGCCCTGCGCTAAGACGGTGGAGTGAAACCCGTCAGGTTGACCCTCCTCCTGCCCCTCGCCTTCGCCGCGTGCACGTCCCCCAGTGCGCCGCTGCCCCAACCCACCCCGGCCCCACAGCCCACCACGCCGGACGTCATCCGCACCTACGCCGTGACCGACGATTCGCTGTATGCCGTGGTCCTCAAGGGCAACGCCGCCGACCAGAAGGTCATGACGCTCTCCTACAGCAGCACCATCACCGACGCCGCGCAGGTGGGCGACGTCCTGTACGCGTCGACCTTCTCCAGCCTGCTGCGCATCAACCTGAACACCCAAGCGATTGCCGTGGTGGGGAACTATGGCCCGACCAACATCAACGCCCTGGCGGTGGACGCCGCCGGCCAGCTGTATGCCACGGGGCTGAGTGGGCGCATCTACACCGTGAACACGACGACGGGCGCTGCGACCGAGGTGCTGAACATGGGCATGCCGTCGAGTGGCGACCTGACCTTCGGGCCAGACGGTACGCTCTACGCCACCGTGAAGTCGAGCCAGTTCACCAAGGACGCCCTGGCCCGCATCAATGTGGGGACCAAGGCGGTGACGGTGGTGGGGGGCACGGGCTACGCCGATGTCTTCGGTCTGGATTACCTGTACGGCACGCTGTACGGCCGCACGAACAGTGGTGAGCTGCTGACGCTCAATCCCTCCTCGGGGCAGGGCACGTTGATACGGGATACGACGCTGCGCTTTACCAGTGTGAAGTAAGGAGGGCCGCCTGCAGGTGTTCCTCACCGGCAAGGAGAGACAGCCTAGTGCTGCACCACGCGGGCGTGCTGCCAATACCGCAGGAAAGCGTCGATCTGGTCGAGAAAATCAGTAAACGAGGGCGCCTTGACTAGGTAGGAGCTGGCGTACAAGGTGTAAGCCGTCTGAACATCGCTGCGCGCGCCGGAGGTGGTGAGCATGGCCACCGGGATATGGGCGAGGCGGAGGTCCGCCTTGAGGGCCTGAAGCACCTCGAAGCCGTTCATGCCTGGCATATTCACGTCCAGGAGCACGACGTCGGGCAGGTCAGCGGTGTTCCGGAGCAGCTCAAGGGCCTCATGACCGCTGCTGGCGGTCGTGAGGTGGCAGTCCGGGCAGAGTTCAGTGAAAGCCTCAATCGCAAGCAGCTGGTCGTGGGGGTTGTCATCGATCAGGAGGAAATGCTGCGGCGCGGGCATGCTCCATCTTAAAGGGTGGGTAAAGGAACAATGAGACGGTTTCACTGTTCAGGACATGGTGGCCTGCCTGCCCTCAGTTCACGGGGCCCTTGATTCCGTTGTGGGCCTGGGGCTGAAGGCTGTACCCATATCCCCGGACGGTACGCAGCAGCCCAGTCGCTCCTGCTTCCTGGAGTTTCTTCCGGAGATTGGCTATGTGTACGTCAATGGCGTTGCTGTGCTCGGGCAACTCGTGCTTCCAGACCCGGGCGAGCAGTTCCTCGCGCCGGATCACGCGCCCGGCTGTATCCGCCAGGGCACTGAGGATCTCAAATTCCTTTGAGGTGAGGCGCAGGTCCCGGCCCTGGTACAGGGCCTGCCGGGCCAGGGGATTGAGTTCCAGGGCGCCCAGCTGGATCACAGTGTCCCGGTGGTGCCGCAGTTGCACCTGGATGCGCGCGAGCAACTCGGCCAGGGCATACGGCTTGACCAGGTAATCGTCCGCACCGAGCGTCAAGAGCTCCACTTTCTCCTCCACAGAGCCCCGGGCGGTGAGGACAATGACCGGCACCGCACTGAATTTGCGCAGGCGAATGAGCACATGGCGGCCGTCCAGGTCGGGCAGGCCCAGGTCCAGGAGGATGACCTCAGGGGTGGTGGCGCGCGCGGCTGTCAATCCGGTGATGGCGGTGGCTTCGTGGTGGACGGCGTAGCCTTCGTCCTGAAGGTCGAGGGTCAGCAGCCCCGCGATGTCGGGATTGTCCTCGATGATCAGGATCTGGTGACCGGGCATCCAGTCAGCGTACGCCCGTGGGGCAAGCTCATCCATTGCGGGAGTCTTGGGTGTGCTGGGGTGCTCCCTGACGCTCAGCCACACGGACAGTGGCTCAGCTGGCCGAATGCTGGGCCTTCGTCAGATGAAGCCCTCGTAGGACAGTCTCAAGGGCCGGATGCTTGACTGTCCGACCAGCGCCCCTGGACGGTGAGGCCATGACACATCTGTTCAAGAGGCTCTCGTCGCCCCGTAAACCATCGCTTTTCGTTGAGCTGGCCATGGTCCTGTTTCTGTCTCTTGGGGCATTCCTGCACACCATGTCGGCGGAGCACGCGCCGGGGCAATGGGTCATTGCCGTGGGAACAGGAAGTGTGGCCGCCTTTTCCCTGTTGCTGGTGCCCCTGGCCTTCATGGCAAGAGGGCGGGCGGCGTTGCAAGCCGATCTGACAGGCGGACGATCTCTGGCCTGGCAGAAGCGTTTATCTCAACATAGATATGAATTGCCAACCGTGCGCGCCACCATGGTCTGCTCCTTCACCTTCTCTTCCCTGATACTCGCTGCAATGATCTTCACCCAGCTCCTGACCCACGATTCCCTGTGGAGTCTCGTGTATCTGCTCCCTGTGGTGGTGGCGTCAACCTTCACCAGACTGGAGGGCCTGGCGGTTGCCTTTGCCGCTGCGTTCGCCACGGCGTTGATCGTCGCGGCGATATCCATTGGGAGCACATGGGGCACCTCACTGGACCTGCGCCTGATCGCGCAGTGGTGCAGTACGTACTTCGCACTCGGTCTGGCCGTTGTCATGCTGGTGCCGTTGCCGCAGCGGTGGACCACCAGGCGCGTGGCGTAGAGGAGAAGAGGGGAGAGGAACAGGAAGACTCCACCCTCCCTCTTCCTCTCTTCATATCTTTTTTGTGATACTACGGCCATGAAGGAGTCCACTGACGAGCTGGCCACCAAAGTGCTTCAGGCGCTCCGCAGCTACCAGCTCGACACCCTGGTGGCCACCCTGCACGAACGGGGCCGCCTCCCCGGCCGCCCCGCCCAGCTCATCAGCAACCTGCGCCCCATCTTCGACGCCGCCGAGCGCGATCTGGTCTCCCTCCTGCGGCCCCCCGCCGACTTCCACCCCTGGCTGCACGGCGTCCTCCTCACCAACCTCGACGGCACCGAAGCCAAGGTCAACACCCGGGTCAGCCGCGTCACGGCCCTCCGCGCCCTGTACC from Deinococcus multiflagellatus includes the following:
- a CDS encoding DUF4394 domain-containing protein — its product is MTLLLPLAFAACTSPSAPLPQPTPAPQPTTPDVIRTYAVTDDSLYAVVLKGNAADQKVMTLSYSSTITDAAQVGDVLYASTFSSLLRINLNTQAIAVVGNYGPTNINALAVDAAGQLYATGLSGRIYTVNTTTGAATEVLNMGMPSSGDLTFGPDGTLYATVKSSQFTKDALARINVGTKAVTVVGGTGYADVFGLDYLYGTLYGRTNSGELLTLNPSSGQGTLIRDTTLRFTSVK
- a CDS encoding S1 family peptidase, which encodes MNAILHIGVTYTRAIVFEPKSISEQMLFSTLAIRTDMGSGSGFIFHDQREGEEHFIPLLITNKHVVHGAQRLELRFHLSEARKPIGLTHTVIAEPFSWVDHPDPNVDLCAILLWPYIQAVHAQGLTAYYVGVRRGNLPSAADIADLTAVESVTMVGYPIGLADNVNNFPIVRRGITANHPAVDFNGTPEGVVDMACFPGSSGSPIFVLNDGVYQNKNGGTVVGNRFFLLGVLYGGPVMKADGQIEVRTIPTAQVPVAVTQMMIHLGYYVKAREVLALVEHVRNSLGPPPPLPPQP
- a CDS encoding response regulator yields the protein MPAPQHFLLIDDNPHDQLLAIEAFTELCPDCHLTTASSGHEALELLRNTADLPDVVLLDVNMPGMNGFEVLQALKADLRLAHIPVAMLTTSGARSDVQTAYTLYASSYLVKAPSFTDFLDQIDAFLRYWQHARVVQH
- a CDS encoding response regulator transcription factor; the protein is MPGHQILIIEDNPDIAGLLTLDLQDEGYAVHHEATAITGLTAARATTPEVILLDLGLPDLDGRHVLIRLRKFSAVPVIVLTARGSVEEKVELLTLGADDYLVKPYALAELLARIQVQLRHHRDTVIQLGALELNPLARQALYQGRDLRLTSKEFEILSALADTAGRVIRREELLARVWKHELPEHSNAIDVHIANLRKKLQEAGATGLLRTVRGYGYSLQPQAHNGIKGPVN